TACCTGACCGAGGCGGTGCCGGACGTGAAATCGGCGCTGGACGGCGCGCGCGACATCCTGGTCGAGGAACTGTCCGAGAATGCGGCGCTGCTGGGCCGGCTGCGCGAGTTCATGCAGGCCGAGGCGATCATCTCGGCCAAGGTGGTGCCGGGCAAGGAACAGGTCGGCGCCAAGTTCAGCGATTATTTCGACCAGTCCGAGAAATGGGCGGCGATCCCGGCGCATCGGGCGCTGGCGATCCTGCGCGGCGCCAAGGAAGAGGTGCTGGCCATCGAGATCGCCCCCGAGCCGGAAACCGGCGCGGCGCGGGCCGAGGGCATCGTCGCCGCGGCGCTGGGCCGGCTGGGCGACGGTCCCGGCGACCGCTGGCTGCGCAAGGTGGCCGGCTGGTGCTGGCGGGTGCGGCTGTCGAACACGATGTATATCGACCTGCTGACCGAGTTGCGCTCGCGCGCCCATGCCGAGGCGATCCGGGTCTTTGCCCGCAACCTGCGCGACCTGCTGCTGGCCTCGCCCGCCGGGCCGCGCCCGACCATCGGGCTGGACCCCGGCATCCGCACCGGGGTCAAGCTGGCGGCGGTGGACGGCACCGGCAAGCTGGTCGAGACGGCGACGCTCTATCCCTTTCCGCCGAAATCCGACCTGCGCGGGGCGGAAGCCGCGCTGGCCGCCGCCATCACCCGCCACAGGATCGAGCTGATCGCCATCGGCAACGGCACTGCCAGCCGCGAGACCGAGCGTTTCGTGGCCGAGGTGCTCAAGCGCCTGCCGCAGGGGGTGAAGCCGCCGGTGAAGGTGATCGTCTCCGAGGCCGGCGCCTCAGTCTATTCCGCCTCGGAACTGGCGGCCAGGGAATTCCCCGGCCTCGACGTGTCGCTGCGCGGCGCGGTCTCCATCGCCCGGCGCCTGCAGGATCCGCTGGCCGAGCTGGTCAAGGTGCCGCCCGAATCCATCGGCGTCGGCCAGTATCAGCATGACGTGGACCAGCGGCAGCTGGCAAAGACGCTGGAGGCGGTGGTCGAGGATGCGGTGAACGCGGTGGGGGTGGACCTGAACACCGCCTCGGCGCCGCTCTTGGCGCATGTCGCCGGGCTGGGGCCGTCGCTGGCGCAAAACATCGTCGCGCATCGCGATGCCGCGGGCGCCTTCCGCTCGCGCGCGGCCCTGAAGAAGGTGACGGGGCTTGGCCCGCGCGCCTTCGAGCAATGCGCGGGCTTTTTGCGCATCCGCGACGGCGACGAGCCGCTGGACGCCTCGGCCGTCCATCCCGAAGCTTACGGCGTCGCGCGCAAGATCGTCGCCGCCTGCGGCCGCGACATCCGGCAGATCATGGGCGATGGTGCGGCGTTGAAGGGTCTGCGCGCCGAGCAGTTCGTGGATGAGCATTTCGGCCTGCCGACGGTGCGCGACATCCTGTCCGAACTGGAAAAGCCCGGCCGCGACCCGCGCCCCAGCTTCGTTACCGCCAGCTTTGCCGAGGGGGTCGAGGATATCAAGGATCTGCGCCCCGGCATGGTGCTGGAGGGCACGGTGACGAATGTCGCGGCCTTCGGCGCCTTCGTCGATATCGGCGTGCATCAGGACGGGCTGGTGCATATCAGCCAGCTGGCCGACCGTTTCGTCAAGGATCCGAACGAGGTGGTCAAGGTCGGCGACGTGGTCAAGGTGCGCGTGACCGAGGTGGACGTGGCCCGCAAGCGCATCGGCCTGACCATGCGCAAGGACGGTGGCGCCGCAGCCCGCGATGCGCAGAAGGAACGCGGCCCCAAGGCCCAGCCGGCGCGCGGCCCGAAATCCGCCGCGCCCGCCGGCAAGGAGCAGCCGGGCGCCCTGGGCGCGGCGCTGCTGAACGCACTGCGCAAGGGCTAGGGCGCCGGTCGCCTAGGGCGCGACCGAGGATCGCCGGGGGATCAGAGCGGGCAGCTCCGCTTCGACCGTGCGGGCGGTTCCCTCGATCCGGTCCAGCAGCAGGTGGACCGCCTGTTCGGCGATCGCCGGAAGATGCAGGTCCAGGGCGGTCAGCGGCGGATCGGACAGCTTCGCCCGCAGCCCGTCATAGCGGGTGGCGATGCGCAATTGCCGCGGCATCGCCAGCCCCAGCTCATGCGCCGCCCGCACCGCGCCGCTGGCAAAGGCGTCGATGGCGGCGAAGATCCCGTCGATCGAGGGATCCGCGGCAAGCAGGCGCAGGGTCTCGCGATAGGCGATCTCTTCGCCCTCATCTTCGTCCAGGATGACCAGGGTGGCCTGCTGGCCGCGCCGGGCGGCAAAGGCGCGATAGGCCTGCTCGGCCTCGATCTGGCTGGTCCGCGGGGTCGAGCCGATCAGCGCCGCGACATGGCGGCAGCCCTGCTGTGCCAGATGCTCCAGCAGCAGCAGCGCGGTTTCCCGCGAGCGGATGTTCACGGCGGGGATGTCGGGCCGGCCCGGCACGGTGCCGATGGAAACGATGGGGGTCTTGCGCTGCTCGAACAGGGCGACCAGCGGGTCGTCACGCATGGGCTCGACCAGGATCACCCCGTCGAAAGCGACCGAGCCGTGGCTGCGGACCGAAGGATGCGGCGGGATCAGGCACAGCGCCAGCTGGCGCGTCAATGCCGACATCGCGGCCGAGGCGGCGATCTCCATCAGGAAGCCCAGCCGTGACGGCCCGGCGGCAATGGCGAAGGGCATCGAGGAGGCCAGCGCGATGGTGCCGCTGCGGCCGCTGCGCAGCGCCTGCGCCATGCGGCTGGGGTGATAGCCCATTTCCTCGGCGATGGCGTGGATGCGCTTGCGGGTTTCGGGGTCGACGTGGCGGCGGCCGCTGAACGCATGGGACACGGTGGTGACCGAGACCCCCGCGGCCCTGGCCAGATCCGATATGGTGGGTTTGCGCAACGCGTCCCTCATCCGTCCGTTCATCGCCGCAAGGCTAGCAGCATTGCCGTGCCAGAGGCAACAAAACGATTTGCACGAATCGCATCTCATGCTATTCCGAGAAGTAAGCAAAACGATTTGCATAAATGTGAACACCGCTTCAACAACAGGGAAACGCCACGATGGCCAATACGAGAACGCTTACGCCGCCCGATCCGGTGGATCGGGTTCTGCCGCTCCGGGATCTGATCCTTTACGGTTTCCAGCATGTGCTGGTGATGGCCGCATCGCCGATTACGGCGGTGTTCCTGGTCGCGCAGACGCTGGGCTTTGACACGGCGCTGACCGTGTCGATCATCAGCGCCACCTTCCTGGTCTGCGGCCTGGGCTCGATCCTGCAAAGCTACGGGCCGGCCGGTTTCGGTGCCCGGCTGCCCTTCATCATGGTTCCGGGCGGCGCGCCCATCGCGATCTTCCTGGCCATCGCCAGCCAGACCGACGTGCAGACGGCGGTGGGCGCGGTGCTGATGACCGGGGTATTCTATTTCCTGGCGCTGCCGGTCTTTCGCCGGCTGCTGCGCTTTTTCCCGCCCATCGTGGTGGGCACCATGCTGCTGCTGGTGGCGGTCAACCTGGTCAAGATCTATGGCGGCACCATCACCGGCAAGCCCGGCAGCGACGGCTTTGCCGATCCGGTCAACGTCGGCTTGGCGCTGGCGACCATCGCGCTGACGGTGATCTTCTCGCGCGTGTTCACCGGCACGCTGCAGCGCATCTCGGTGATGCTGGGGCTGATCGCGGGGACGCTGCTGGCGGCGGCGCTGGGCCGGCTCGACCTGTCGGGCGTGATGCAGGGGCCGCTGGTCGCGGTGCCGCAGCTGTTCCCGTTCGGGATGCCGAAATTCGACCTCATCGCCTCGCTGCCGCTGATCATCTTCTCGATCATCTCGATGGCCGAGGCGACCGGCCAGACCATCGCCACGGCCGAGATCGTGGACCGCAAGGGCGATGCCCATGCCATCGTGCCGCGCACCATCCGCGGCGATGCGGCGGCCTCGATCCTGGGCGGGCTGTTCGGCACCTCGCTGATCATCACCTCGGGCGAGAACATCGGCATCGTCCGCGCGACCGGGGTGCGCTCGCGCCATGTCACCGCCATGGCGGGGGTGATCCTGGTGCTGATCGCGCTGCTGGCGCCGGTGTCGCGGCTGGCCAGCGTCCTGCCCGGCCCGGTCGTCGGCGGCACGGCCGTCATCGTCTTTGCCATCATCGGCGTGATCGGCATCCATGTGCTCAGCCGCGTCGACCTGCGCGAGCATGGCGCGATGTTCACGCTGGCCTCGGGCCTGGCCATGGGGCTGATGCCGATCCTGGTGCCCGGCGTCTACAGCCAGTTCCCGCAATGGTCGCAGATGATCCTGGGCAACGGGCTGGCCATGGGCACGATCACCGCAGCCGTGGTCAACGCCTTCTTCCAGTTCAGCGCCCCCAAACCCGTCGATACCGCGGAGCAAGCCCGATGACCGACCTGCACCAGATCTTTGCCCGAACCGACGAGACGATCGTCGCGCCGGGGCGCCTGCTTCTTGACGGAGGGCCGCAGCGCGACATGGCCGTGCTGCTGCGCGCCGGCCGCTTTGCCGATGTCGGCGATGCCGCGGCGCTGCGCGCCCGCCACCCCCAGGCGCGGCTGGTCGAACTGCCCGATCACCTGTTGATGCCGGGCTTTATCGACACCCACACCCACCTGACGCAATCGCTGGGCAAGTCGCTGGTCTTCGGCGAGCCCTCCGAGATCTTCCGCCGCATCTGGGTGCCGCTGGAGGGCAGCCTGGACGAGCACATGGTCTACCTGTCCTCGAAGCTGGCGGCGCTGGAATGCCTGCGGGGCGGCTTTACCACGGCGATCGACGCCGGCACGCGCTCGGCCGGCCATATCGGCAAGCTCGCGCTGGCCTCGCGCGAGGTGGGGCTGCGGCTGGTGGTGGCGCAGATCTGCAACGACCTGGGCGGCGCGGCCGTGGTGCCTGACCGCCCCGAGATCCTGCGCCGGGCCGGGGCACACCTGGCCGCCTGCCAGGGCGATCCGCTGATCCATGCCTCGCTGGCCATCTCGATTCCCGAGGCGGCCAGCGACGGGATGCTGCGCGAGGTCTCGGCCATGGCGGCCGAGGCGGGCGTCACCTTCCAGACCCATGTGAACGAGCATCTGGTGGCGGTCGAGCGATCGCTGGTCGCGCATGGCCGCCGGCCGCTGGAGCATCTGGCCCATGTCGGCGCTCTGGGGCCGCAGACCCTGATCGCGCATTCGACGCTGGTCACGCCGTCGGAACTGAACCTGCTGCGCGACACCGGCACCGCCGTCGCCTACAACCCCGTCGCCTCGGTCTGGAAGGGGAACGCGGTCGCGCCGGCCCTGCAGATGCAGGCGCTTGGCATCCGCTTCGGGCTGGGCACCGACGGCACGCGGGCCGACGGGTTCCGGCTGATGGACGCGGCCGAAAGCATGCAGCGCGTGGCCTATGGGCTGGCCTCGGGCGACAGTTCCTGCGGCGGCGGCTGGCTGTGGCTGGATGCGGCGACGCGGATGGCCGCCGATGCCGGCGGGCTGGCCGGCGTGACCGGCCGCATCGCCAAGGGGCTGGCGGCCGATTTCCTGCTGGTCGACCTGGACCGGCCGGAATTCACCCCCTCGCACGACCTGAGCTGGGAACTGGTGCGCTATGGCAACCGCGACCAGATCGACGCGGTCTTTACCAACGGCCGGCTGAGGATGGTGCAGGGCTGGCCGGTGGACTGGGACGCGCGCGCGCTGATGGAGGAGATCCGCGATCTGGCCGCGCCGGCCATCGCCGCCGCGCCGATCCAGCGCATCCATCCGACCGCCGACAGCCTGATCGACATGAGGCTGGCGTGACCCTGACCGTATTTCTCGGCCTGTCGCTGCTGGTCGCTGCCTCCGCATTCGTGCAGGGGGCGGTGGGCATCGGCTTTGCCCTGATCATGGCGCCGGTCTTCGGCTTTATCGATGCCAGCTATCTGCCCGTCACCCTGCTGATCCTGATGCTGCCGCTGAACTTCCTGGTCGCATGGCGCGAGCGGCGGATGATCGACCGGCAGGGGACGGGGTGGATCACCTTTGGCCGCTTCTTCGGGACATTCCTTGGCATGGCGGTGCTGGTCGCACTGTCGGTGCGCCAGCTCGAAATCGCCGTCGGCCTGCTGACCGTCCTGGCTGCCGTGGCGGCCCTGCTGGCGCCGCCCTTCGCCCCCAGCCGTTCGGCCTCGCTGGGGGTGGGGCTGTTCACCGGCGTGACGGAAACCGCGACCGGCATCGGCGGCCCGCCGCTGGCGCTGCTTTACCAGCATGCTCCCGGCCCGGTGCTGCGCTCGACCGTGGCGACCTGCTTTCTGGTCGGAGAGGCGATCTCGCTGGTGATCCTGCTGGCCGCGGGGCGGATCGGCGGGCCGCAGATCCTGGCGGCGCTGGCGCTGGTCCCGGCGGTGCTGATCGGCAGCCTGCTGTCGCGGCATGTCCA
This Paracoccus pantotrophus DNA region includes the following protein-coding sequences:
- a CDS encoding amidohydrolase family protein; this translates as MTDLHQIFARTDETIVAPGRLLLDGGPQRDMAVLLRAGRFADVGDAAALRARHPQARLVELPDHLLMPGFIDTHTHLTQSLGKSLVFGEPSEIFRRIWVPLEGSLDEHMVYLSSKLAALECLRGGFTTAIDAGTRSAGHIGKLALASREVGLRLVVAQICNDLGGAAVVPDRPEILRRAGAHLAACQGDPLIHASLAISIPEAASDGMLREVSAMAAEAGVTFQTHVNEHLVAVERSLVAHGRRPLEHLAHVGALGPQTLIAHSTLVTPSELNLLRDTGTAVAYNPVASVWKGNAVAPALQMQALGIRFGLGTDGTRADGFRLMDAAESMQRVAYGLASGDSSCGGGWLWLDAATRMAADAGGLAGVTGRIAKGLAADFLLVDLDRPEFTPSHDLSWELVRYGNRDQIDAVFTNGRLRMVQGWPVDWDARALMEEIRDLAAPAIAAAPIQRIHPTADSLIDMRLA
- a CDS encoding Tex family protein translates to MPPVDATDRIARTIAAEIAARPDQVAAATALLDGGATVPFVARYRKEVTGGLDDTQLRTLSERLAYLRELEARRAAILDSIKGQGKLTEDLARAIAGAETKATLEDIYLPFKPKRRTKAMIARENGLEPLLRAIQDNRAAEPEALAAGYLTEAVPDVKSALDGARDILVEELSENAALLGRLREFMQAEAIISAKVVPGKEQVGAKFSDYFDQSEKWAAIPAHRALAILRGAKEEVLAIEIAPEPETGAARAEGIVAAALGRLGDGPGDRWLRKVAGWCWRVRLSNTMYIDLLTELRSRAHAEAIRVFARNLRDLLLASPAGPRPTIGLDPGIRTGVKLAAVDGTGKLVETATLYPFPPKSDLRGAEAALAAAITRHRIELIAIGNGTASRETERFVAEVLKRLPQGVKPPVKVIVSEAGASVYSASELAAREFPGLDVSLRGAVSIARRLQDPLAELVKVPPESIGVGQYQHDVDQRQLAKTLEAVVEDAVNAVGVDLNTASAPLLAHVAGLGPSLAQNIVAHRDAAGAFRSRAALKKVTGLGPRAFEQCAGFLRIRDGDEPLDASAVHPEAYGVARKIVAACGRDIRQIMGDGAALKGLRAEQFVDEHFGLPTVRDILSELEKPGRDPRPSFVTASFAEGVEDIKDLRPGMVLEGTVTNVAAFGAFVDIGVHQDGLVHISQLADRFVKDPNEVVKVGDVVKVRVTEVDVARKRIGLTMRKDGGAAARDAQKERGPKAQPARGPKSAAPAGKEQPGALGAALLNALRKG
- a CDS encoding uracil-xanthine permease family protein, whose amino-acid sequence is MANTRTLTPPDPVDRVLPLRDLILYGFQHVLVMAASPITAVFLVAQTLGFDTALTVSIISATFLVCGLGSILQSYGPAGFGARLPFIMVPGGAPIAIFLAIASQTDVQTAVGAVLMTGVFYFLALPVFRRLLRFFPPIVVGTMLLLVAVNLVKIYGGTITGKPGSDGFADPVNVGLALATIALTVIFSRVFTGTLQRISVMLGLIAGTLLAAALGRLDLSGVMQGPLVAVPQLFPFGMPKFDLIASLPLIIFSIISMAEATGQTIATAEIVDRKGDAHAIVPRTIRGDAAASILGGLFGTSLIITSGENIGIVRATGVRSRHVTAMAGVILVLIALLAPVSRLASVLPGPVVGGTAVIVFAIIGVIGIHVLSRVDLREHGAMFTLASGLAMGLMPILVPGVYSQFPQWSQMILGNGLAMGTITAAVVNAFFQFSAPKPVDTAEQAR
- a CDS encoding sulfite exporter TauE/SafE family protein produces the protein MTLTVFLGLSLLVAASAFVQGAVGIGFALIMAPVFGFIDASYLPVTLLILMLPLNFLVAWRERRMIDRQGTGWITFGRFFGTFLGMAVLVALSVRQLEIAVGLLTVLAAVAALLAPPFAPSRSASLGVGLFTGVTETATGIGGPPLALLYQHAPGPVLRSTVATCFLVGEAISLVILLAAGRIGGPQILAALALVPAVLIGSLLSRHVHAHVNGPALRLAVLVFSIVSGAALVLKG
- a CDS encoding LacI family DNA-binding transcriptional regulator, encoding MRDALRKPTISDLARAAGVSVTTVSHAFSGRRHVDPETRKRIHAIAEEMGYHPSRMAQALRSGRSGTIALASSMPFAIAAGPSRLGFLMEIAASAAMSALTRQLALCLIPPHPSVRSHGSVAFDGVILVEPMRDDPLVALFEQRKTPIVSIGTVPGRPDIPAVNIRSRETALLLLEHLAQQGCRHVAALIGSTPRTSQIEAEQAYRAFAARRGQQATLVILDEDEGEEIAYRETLRLLAADPSIDGIFAAIDAFASGAVRAAHELGLAMPRQLRIATRYDGLRAKLSDPPLTALDLHLPAIAEQAVHLLLDRIEGTARTVEAELPALIPRRSSVAP